A region of the Pleurocapsa minor HA4230-MV1 genome:
TCTGACCAGACAACAATTCAAGCAAGATTTCTTAGCAGAATAATTAACCTCAGTTCGGGTTAAAACAATTGATTGGTTAAGCTAGCTATTATAGCCCTACGTAAAAATATTAGGATATCTTTGAAATACTACTTCCTATTTTCTACTTACGAGTCAATTACTCTTAATGTCCTAATCTAATTTTGTACGGCTATAGTGACTAACTACTAACCCACTTCAAAGCTTGCTCTGTTTCATCTGGGGTAAAATGTTTGACCTCAATACTTGAAAATAGAGTATTGCCTAGTGCAGCTAAACCTTCTAGCCATCGATGATCGCTTACGATCGCTTCTTTTTCAAAATCTTTTAAATGTTGCAAGCTGAATTTGAGGTCTTTAATAAAAGCGACCAAAGACATTCCTGACCAATTATTGATCTCAGCATAAATTCTTAACTTCTCACCAGTATTGAGCCTTTTTTCAATCAGCTCGACGATGCGATCGAGATCTTCTGCGTCGATCCAGCCATCAATTTCTAAACCGATTATATGGTCTGGTTTATGGGGAATAAGTTTGATAGTCATAACTTGATTTTCCTAGGTTAGGGAAATAAAATCAGGCATAAATTTGATTTTTAATGCCTTTTGGTAAGGTTGAATTTTCTAAAACAGGAGCCTGAGCAAGTAAGATCGAGCAAGGAGAATGATGGATGACATAGTTACTGACACTACCCAAAAACATTGATTTTAAGCCTTGATGCCCTCGTTTACCCATGACTATTACATCCGCGTGGCAAGAATGGGCGAACTCACAGATAGTCGAACTGGGATGTCCTGTAATCTGACTAAATTCAGTTGAGACTCCTGCTGCGATCGCTTTTTCGGTAAAAGAACGCAATAACTTGATGCCTTTTTGTTGAAAATTAAAGCATTCTTGGTCGTATATTTCGTTTGCTTGGCGCATGATCCAAGAATCGACATGAATACAACGATCTTTATGGCGTATTAGATAGGGAGGCATGGTCGGATCGACTTCATCAACAGACAAAACATGCAATAAAATCAAATTTCCTTGGTTGGTTTTGGCTAAAGATAAAGCTGTCTCAAAAACTTGTTTGCTGCCTGCTGAATAATCAATTGCCACTAAAATTTTCTTGAACATTTTACTAACCTTTGCTAACGGTAAATTAAGAAGTAAACCAGATATCAACGAACATTATTTACTGTTTAAAAGTCTGAAGTTTTTGCTTTGGATCTGCTTTTGTTGATTTAGCCATTGCTTGAGCAAATTTAGAATCAAGGGGAGTTCGGACGATTAGAACTGAACAGGGTGCATGATGAGTCACATAATTACTGACGCTACCGAGAAACATTTCTTTCAAGCCTGTTAGTCCCCGACTGCCAATGAGAATCAAATCTGCTGACCAAGTACTTGCTAATTCGCAAATCGCCCGTCCTGGATTACCAGTTAACTGCGTAAATTCAGTGTTGATTCCTGCTGCGGTGGCTTCTTTTACTTTTGCTGACCAGAAATTAATTATTTGTTGTTTATAATCAGCAAATTTTTTCTTAGATAATTCGTAATCGTAACTATCTAAAACTGGATAATAGTCATAGTTAGATATGACGGGATAACTTGGTTCGTCTTCAGCTAAAACATTGAGTAGCATTAAGTCTGCTCCCACAGTTTTTGCTAAAGATGCTGCCGAATCAAAAACCAATTGATTTGCTTGAGAATAATCTACTGCTACTAAAATTTTGTTAATCATTAGAACACCTCTTCTTAACTGAATATCTGCTGCTTCTTCATCTGAAAAAGTTTGGTTAGATTGAGAATTAGAATTAATGTCAGCACGAATAATCAAAACTGAGCAGGGTGCGTGATGGGTTACATAGTTGCTTACGCTGCCGAGAAACATTTCTTTCAAGCCTGTTAGTCCCCGACTGCCAATGAGAATTAAATCTGCTGACCAACTGCTTGCCAATTCGCAAATCATTCGTCCTGGATTTCCTCCCAACTGAGTAAATTCAGTTTGGACTCCTGCTGCTGTTGCTTCTCTAGTCAGATTTCTAAGAAATTCAATTCCATGTTGTTCGTACTTAGCATATTCTTTTTGATATGTTTCATAATTGCGGTTTTCCACAATGGGATAGTAAGTATAAGCTGGGGCGAGAGGATGATCCTCTTCTTTGACAGATAAAACGTGGAGCAACATTAACTTTGCCCCTGTTATTTTTGCCCAAGATACTGCTGTGCTAAAGACAGACTTGCTGTTTTGAGAACGGTCTACTGCTATCAGAATTTTGTTAATCATGAGCGGCAACTCCTTGTTTGTAAGTAGTTAGTAGTTAGTAGATAAGAGTCAAATGCTGACTTCTAGCAACCAATGCCAACTAATTAATATTTCCTTCAACTTCGGCTATTTTTAACCTAGTTTTAAGTATCGAATCGGGATTGAGACTGATAGAATCAATTCCCTGCGTGACTAAAAATTCGGCAAATTCGGGATAATCGCTGGGTGCTTGACCGCAGATGCCAATTTTACGTCCTTTCAGTTTGGCGATCTCGATCGCCATAGTCAGCATGGCTCTTACAGCAGGGTTACGTTCGTCAAATAGATGTGCCACCAAAGCTGAATCGCGATCGAGTCCCAAAGTGAGCTGAGTTAGATCATTTGAGCCGATCGAAAAACCATCAAAGACTTCGCTAAATTCGGCAGCCAGCATAACGTTGCTAGGAATTTCGCACATGACGTATACTTGCAAGCCATTTTCACCTTTCACTAGTCCGTGTTTAGCCATTTCTTCTAGCACTTTACGTCCTTCATCGGGAGTACGACAGAAGGGGATCATGGGAATGACGTTAGTTAAGCCCATATCATCTCGCACCCGCTTGAATGCC
Encoded here:
- a CDS encoding STAS/SEC14 domain-containing protein, giving the protein MTIKLIPHKPDHIIGLEIDGWIDAEDLDRIVELIEKRLNTGEKLRIYAEINNWSGMSLVAFIKDLKFSLQHLKDFEKEAIVSDHRWLEGLAALGNTLFSSIEVKHFTPDETEQALKWVSS
- a CDS encoding universal stress protein, with protein sequence MFKKILVAIDYSAGSKQVFETALSLAKTNQGNLILLHVLSVDEVDPTMPPYLIRHKDRCIHVDSWIMRQANEIYDQECFNFQQKGIKLLRSFTEKAIAAGVSTEFSQITGHPSSTICEFAHSCHADVIVMGKRGHQGLKSMFLGSVSNYVIHHSPCSILLAQAPVLENSTLPKGIKNQIYA
- a CDS encoding universal stress protein; the encoded protein is MINKILVAVDYSQANQLVFDSAASLAKTVGADLMLLNVLAEDEPSYPVISNYDYYPVLDSYDYELSKKKFADYKQQIINFWSAKVKEATAAGINTEFTQLTGNPGRAICELASTWSADLILIGSRGLTGLKEMFLGSVSNYVTHHAPCSVLIVRTPLDSKFAQAMAKSTKADPKQKLQTFKQ